Proteins from a genomic interval of Deltaproteobacteria bacterium:
- the bamA gene encoding outer membrane protein assembly factor BamA, with protein MRWKKVRLLIPAVSTFMLFFSGHPALSSENILGKRARSIKFAVDSPFEISYLELGTLIAVRQGQIITEENLRKSLSGLNSKGIFKRISVFGESEGDEADMVFFLEPSVSIASIQVKGVKYFSGKEVIAKLRLREGKLLTKVETEDLKRSLENLYRENGFYNTKADVKVACSMQDGRGQVAIQVDEGDRPILNFADIRGNENMSDEEVMERLGIITGQSVNLKKIREKVGRLINAYKKRGFLLVRISEPELIKGEGGIKLAVNIDEGERYVIEFVGNRNYSAAKLKRVSGIFTETVNYEGGIIEALKDNISSFYIDKAYPFVRVDVDFSKDQRRITVRIEEGKKGVIDSIDFSGNKNVGRKDLIDVMDTSERGFFSFLTGSGIYREETINSDLENLRGYYQSKGFPNARFSIGEVRSIEEGKLNLQIDVREGSRYIVKNIEMKGVSFFATREVWRVLKNRPEVPIDYVAAFADAWKIQKMYFDAGFHDCKVTVSFKTDEEALHIDIVYTITEGNQFTLGNIVITGNVKVSSDVVLRELPVLIGDVIGESALIDFQQRLYRTGLFRSVKTRKIMNREDKKINLLMEIEEADALVLEAGAGWGTDTGYRGSAGATHKNIDGLGRKISGNLIVSEKESKFTLDLTEPWFLGLNIEGGINFTIQNTEEESFTLEKISLGGSLTRKFWERSSTAFEITFNRERTKDVSPGAIISPEDVRDDRSILFRSIFVLDQRDDPFNPRGGTFNSLVGELSPDVIGSQLEYFKITAQSVGYFKLKKRIIFTLSGRGGFGESLDGGELPIDKRFFLGGRTTVRGFEEERLGPIGVDGSPVGGDSMINLNSEARYYLTDSLIFALFFDAGSVWLRNIDAFGFDLRETAGYSIKYVTPVGPVSFDHGFKLDKKRGESKSEIHFTIGAAF; from the coding sequence GTGAGGTGGAAGAAGGTTCGACTTCTCATACCAGCTGTTTCCACATTCATGTTGTTTTTTTCCGGCCACCCTGCTCTCTCTTCTGAGAACATACTGGGTAAGAGGGCGAGAAGCATTAAATTCGCCGTAGATTCCCCCTTTGAAATTTCCTATCTGGAACTGGGAACGCTCATCGCGGTCAGGCAGGGCCAAATCATAACGGAAGAGAACCTGAGAAAATCACTGAGCGGTTTGAACTCAAAGGGTATCTTCAAGAGGATATCTGTATTTGGTGAATCCGAAGGGGATGAGGCTGATATGGTTTTTTTCCTCGAGCCATCCGTTTCGATTGCATCGATACAGGTAAAGGGGGTGAAATATTTCTCCGGGAAAGAAGTCATCGCAAAATTGAGGCTGAGGGAAGGAAAGCTGCTCACGAAAGTAGAGACGGAGGATCTGAAGAGGAGTCTGGAAAACCTCTACAGGGAGAATGGATTTTATAATACGAAGGCAGATGTCAAGGTTGCCTGCAGCATGCAAGACGGAAGAGGACAGGTTGCTATCCAGGTCGACGAAGGTGACAGGCCGATATTGAACTTTGCTGATATTCGCGGAAACGAAAACATGAGTGATGAGGAGGTGATGGAGAGGCTCGGCATTATAACTGGCCAGTCGGTAAACCTCAAAAAAATCCGGGAGAAAGTGGGCAGGCTCATAAACGCATACAAGAAACGTGGTTTTCTCCTGGTGAGAATAAGCGAGCCGGAGCTGATCAAAGGTGAAGGCGGGATCAAGCTTGCGGTCAACATTGATGAGGGAGAGCGATATGTCATCGAGTTCGTGGGCAACAGAAACTATAGCGCGGCAAAATTGAAACGTGTTTCGGGTATTTTTACCGAAACGGTAAATTATGAGGGTGGGATCATCGAGGCCCTGAAGGATAATATCAGTTCGTTCTACATAGACAAGGCATATCCCTTTGTTCGGGTGGACGTCGACTTTTCAAAAGATCAGAGGAGGATCACCGTTCGAATCGAGGAAGGGAAAAAGGGGGTTATTGATAGTATCGATTTCAGCGGCAACAAAAACGTGGGCCGGAAAGACTTGATCGATGTAATGGACACATCGGAGCGCGGCTTTTTTTCCTTTCTTACCGGCTCGGGAATTTACAGGGAGGAAACAATCAACAGTGATCTGGAGAATTTGAGGGGATACTACCAGTCGAAGGGTTTTCCAAATGCAAGGTTTTCCATAGGTGAGGTAAGAAGCATCGAGGAGGGAAAGTTAAATCTCCAGATTGACGTGCGGGAGGGAAGCCGGTATATCGTCAAAAATATCGAAATGAAAGGAGTATCTTTTTTTGCAACCCGGGAGGTCTGGCGGGTACTGAAGAACCGTCCTGAAGTTCCGATCGATTACGTGGCCGCATTTGCCGATGCCTGGAAAATTCAGAAAATGTATTTTGATGCGGGATTTCATGACTGCAAGGTAACGGTATCGTTTAAAACCGACGAAGAGGCGCTTCATATCGATATCGTCTATACGATTACCGAGGGGAACCAGTTCACCCTCGGAAATATCGTGATAACAGGAAACGTAAAAGTATCTTCAGACGTGGTTCTCAGGGAACTTCCCGTCCTGATCGGGGATGTTATCGGCGAATCTGCACTGATAGATTTTCAGCAGCGTCTTTACAGGACGGGGCTTTTCAGGAGCGTGAAGACAAGGAAAATAATGAATCGGGAGGACAAAAAGATCAATCTCCTCATGGAGATTGAGGAAGCGGACGCCCTCGTCCTGGAAGCCGGTGCCGGCTGGGGCACCGATACGGGATACAGGGGAAGCGCAGGAGCCACGCACAAGAATATCGATGGCCTGGGGCGTAAAATCAGCGGCAATCTCATTGTTTCCGAAAAGGAGAGCAAATTTACCCTGGACTTAACGGAACCCTGGTTTCTCGGTTTGAACATAGAGGGAGGGATTAATTTCACGATCCAGAACACCGAAGAAGAGAGTTTCACACTGGAAAAAATTTCTCTCGGTGGCTCTCTCACGAGAAAATTCTGGGAAAGGTCCTCAACTGCTTTTGAGATAACCTTCAACAGGGAACGGACAAAAGATGTTTCTCCGGGTGCCATAATATCTCCCGAGGACGTAAGGGATGACAGATCGATCCTCTTCAGGTCAATTTTCGTTCTCGACCAGAGAGATGACCCATTCAATCCCCGTGGCGGCACGTTTAATTCGCTCGTTGGTGAGCTGTCACCGGACGTCATCGGCTCCCAGCTGGAATATTTCAAGATTACGGCTCAATCGGTGGGGTACTTCAAGCTGAAAAAACGCATCATATTTACGCTTTCGGGAAGGGGAGGTTTTGGAGAGTCACTTGACGGGGGCGAGTTGCCAATAGATAAAAGGTTTTTTCTCGGAGGGAGAACCACGGTAAGGGGGTTTGAGGAAGAAAGGCTGGGCCCGATAGGTGTAGATGGTTCTCCTGTGGGAGGGGATTCCATGATAAACCTGAATTCCGAGGCAAGATACTATTTGACGGACAGCCTGATATTTGCCCTGTTCTTTGATGCCGGAAGCGTCTGGCTCAGAAACATCGATGCGTTCGGATTCGATTTGCGGGAAACAGCAGGTTACTCGATTAAATACGTAACGCCGGTGGGTCCCGTGTCGTTTGACCATGGATTCAAGCTTGACAAAAAAAGGGGTGAATCAAAATCTGAGATTCATTTTACGATAGGGGCGGCCTTTTGA
- a CDS encoding diguanylate cyclase: MKRIMLQAGNMYLFIFILNSLLFLLLMYVYFRYSRLRKTVKGHIGRIHGKDITGREAQGEKDALEESLLKIERNIDEIDVVIDENRKLKEEAGKITKELTETKEHLTYKISELHALFEILASISLLTESGNLYESIPESMKRYLGIEEVAIFLFVDEKDGLVSVSYSKGLEAIFKDRVIKKNEGIVGRVYSTGESLYIPDIKQTSEQIQMRKHLRDIRSVIAVPLKKRDRTIGVFYISHKDENAFDPETLGTVKTLVRTISIAIENTELYQYAKMMAERDSLTLLYNHGTFHSRLDYELERAARYRRNLTLIMLDIDAFKLVNDNFGHVTGDRILKMVAGVINAHTRKTDIAARYGGDEFAILLPETDHDAAFQIARRICSGLKNLQVDTGRGGDITVTASFGIASCTHDSSDRNNIVHIADSLMYTAKNAGYGEIVTKVI; the protein is encoded by the coding sequence GTGAAACGCATCATGTTGCAGGCAGGGAACATGTATCTTTTCATCTTCATACTGAACTCGCTTCTCTTCTTACTGCTGATGTATGTGTATTTCAGGTATTCCCGTCTCAGGAAAACGGTAAAGGGGCACATTGGAAGGATTCACGGGAAGGATATCACGGGGCGTGAAGCTCAGGGTGAAAAAGATGCCCTCGAGGAAAGTCTGCTCAAGATTGAAAGGAATATCGACGAGATAGATGTCGTTATCGATGAGAACAGGAAGCTGAAAGAGGAAGCGGGGAAAATAACAAAAGAATTAACGGAAACGAAAGAACACCTGACGTATAAAATTTCAGAGTTACACGCTCTTTTCGAAATATTGGCCTCAATAAGCCTGCTCACCGAGAGCGGAAACCTGTACGAATCTATCCCTGAATCGATGAAGCGGTACCTCGGTATCGAGGAGGTGGCAATTTTCCTGTTTGTTGACGAGAAAGATGGGCTTGTTTCGGTGAGCTACTCAAAGGGCCTCGAGGCGATTTTCAAGGATCGTGTGATAAAGAAGAACGAAGGGATTGTGGGCAGGGTCTACAGCACGGGCGAATCCCTTTATATTCCCGACATAAAGCAGACGTCGGAACAGATTCAGATGAGAAAGCACTTAAGAGACATCCGTTCGGTTATCGCCGTTCCTCTCAAAAAAAGGGACAGGACGATTGGGGTCTTTTACATCAGTCATAAGGACGAGAATGCTTTCGATCCAGAAACTCTCGGAACGGTGAAGACGCTCGTTCGCACCATATCTATCGCCATCGAGAATACAGAGCTGTACCAGTATGCCAAGATGATGGCGGAGAGAGACTCGCTCACTTTGCTTTACAACCATGGAACGTTTCACTCCCGGCTCGATTATGAACTCGAACGGGCGGCACGGTACCGCCGTAACCTCACACTTATCATGCTCGACATAGATGCTTTCAAACTCGTGAACGACAATTTCGGCCACGTTACGGGAGACAGGATCCTGAAAATGGTTGCAGGTGTTATAAATGCCCATACACGTAAAACGGATATCGCTGCACGCTACGGGGGGGATGAGTTTGCTATTCTGCTCCCCGAAACGGACCATGACGCGGCTTTTCAAATAGCCAGGCGAATCTGTTCGGGTCTAAAAAATTTACAGGTCGACACCGGCAGGGGGGGAGACATCACCGTTACGGCCAGTTTCGGCATAGCCTCTTGCACACACGACTCATCGGATAGAAATAATATTGTTCATATTGCTGACTCCCTCATGTACACTGCGAAGAACGCGGGATACGGGGAGATTGTGACGAAAGTTATATAA